Genomic window (Leptotrichia sp. oral taxon 212):
GATAAATCAATAAATGTATTCACAGTAGGATATACACATAAATTTTAAATTTAAAAAATTATTTAGAATAATATAAAAAGCATAAGAAACTGTTTGAAAATCTAGTATTTAAAACAGTTTCTTTTTGTATTTTAAATATATTCCATAAAGTGTGTGGACTTAATTCGATATTTCCTGTATAATATAAATAAAAATTTAATTTGTAAAAATAGAAAGTGGAGAAGGAGCTGATAGGTATGAGTACTTTTATAGTGGATAATTCATTCTGGGAAATTTTTCCGGAGGCTAGTGTAGGAGTGTTAGTTCTGGATAATTTAGATAACACAAAGAAATCTTCAGAAAATGTAATAAAATTACTGGAAAATGCAAATGAAGAAGCAAAAAAACATCTGACAGAAGCACAGCTGAGCCAGAATCCTGTCATTTCCATATGGAGAGAAGCTTATCAAAAATTTAAGACAAAAAAAGGAGTACGTTCGAGTATAGAAGCGCTTCTTAAAAGAGTAGAAAAAGGAAATGCTGTAGGAACAATAAATCCCTTAGTTGACATATATAATTCCATTTCGTTGAAATATGGTATGCCTTGTGGAGCTGAGGATATAGATACATTTGAAGGTAATCTGATTTTAGGAGTAACTGAAGGTGGCGATGAATTTTATGCATTAGGAGATGAAGAAAATTCACCAACACTTGCAGGAGAAGTATGTTACAAAGATGATAAGGGAGCTGTGTGCCGTTGTTTTAACTGGAGAGACGGAAAAAGAACTATGATTACAGAGAATACAAAGAAAGCATTTGTAGTTATTGAAGCAGTAAATTCTGATAGGGATGAGGATATAACAAAAGCTCTTGAAGAGATAGCTGTTTATGCAGGAGAAGAGCTTGGAGCAAAAAAAGTAAGATTGGAGATATTGAAGAAGGACAATAATACATTAGAATTGTAATATTTGATTTATATGATGAAAATATATTTTGTATGGGGTGACTTATGGATTTTAAACATGTCAAGGAAAATGAAGAAAAATCTGTTTTAGAGAAAAAGGAAAAAGTGAATCAGGATTTTTGGAGACAGAAATATCATCTGCAGGGAATTGTAGGATTGATTAACGATCCAAATGGTTTTTCACAGTTCAAGGGGAAATATCACCTTTTTTATCAATGGAATCCTTTAAAGACAGATCATACTGCGAAATACTGGGCACATAGCGTGAGTGACAACCTGCTTCATTGGGAAAGGAAAAATACAGCACTTAGGCCTGATACATGGTATTCTAAAAATGGAGTATATTCAGGAAGCGGAATAGTTATAGATGAAAAGCTTTATCTGTTTTATACAGGAAACGTAAAAGATGAAGAAGGAAACAGAAGTTCCTATCAATGTTTTGCAGTTTCAGAAGATGGGGAAAATTTTGAAAGATTTGAGCCTAGTATAGTAAATCAGCCTGATGGCTACACAAGACATATAAGAGATCCTAAAATTTGGGAAAAAGACGGGAAATATTATGCAGTTATTGGAATTCAAAGTGAAAAACTTGAAGGGAAAGTAGGTTTATACAGTTCGGAAGATTTAAAGGACTGGAAGTTTTTAGGTGAAATTGCAGGTGGAAATAGAGGTCTGCTAGGAGATTTCGGATATATGTGGGAATGTCCCGACTATTTCCAATTAAAGGATGAAAAAACAGGAAAAATTGTGGATATACTGGCAGTGTGTCCTCAAGGAATGGAAGCAGAAGGAGATTTGTATAATAACAAATATCAGAGTGGATATTTCTTTGGAAAATTAAACTATGAAAAACCTGAATTTGAAATTTCTTCTGAGTTTACTGAGCTTGACAGAGGTCATGACTTTTATGCACCACAGACAATGGAAGATGATAAGGGAAGAAGAATTCTTGTTGGATGGATGGGAGTTCCAGAAGAGGAAGACTATCCTACAGTTAAAAATGAATGGCTTCATTGCCTTACTTTACCTCGTGAACTGAAGGTAATAGACGGAGTACTTTATCAGTTGCCTATAGATGAAATGCATAGCATAAGAGGTGAAAAAATAGAATTTAACGGAACAGTAAATGGAGAAACAGTAATAGGAAAAGGTATGGTATATGAGATAAAAGCTGATTTTTCTGATTTTTCGGATGATTTTGGACTTAAACTGAGAGCTGATGAAAACAATGAGATGGTAATAAAGTTTGATTATAAGGAAAAGAAGCTTGTTCTGGACAGAAGCAGAGGAGAACAGCCTGATAAAAAACCTAGAAAAGTATATTTAGGAGATATTGAAAAGCTGGATTTAAGAATATTTGTAGACAATTCATCTGTTGAAGTATTTGTAAATGGTGGAAAGGAAGTATTCAGTTCCAGAATTTTCCCTCAGAAAAATGCAGATGGAATAAAGGTCTTTTCTGAAGGAAATGTAAACGTCAAAATTGAAAAATGGGAATGGCAGGATTAAAAAAATATAAATTAGGGATTGTAAAATGAGAGAAAAAAAGAATATAAAATTAGATATAGTAAATTTACTGGATGAAATCCAGAATGGAAAATATAGTAATATTCAGATGAATTATTATTTCAGTCAAAATGAATATTCAAAAAAGGAAAGGGAATTCATAACAAATATAATAAATGTTACACTTAAGAATCTCATATTTGTAGATTATATACTTGGCCAGACTGTAAGAAATATTCAGAAGCGTAAAATAAAACAGCTTCTGAGAATATCAGTCGCCCAGATATTGTTTATGGATTCTGATAATGCAGGGGTAGTCTATGAAGCGGGAGAAATTTCCAAAATAATAAATAAGCATCAGACAGGATTTGTAAATGCGACTTTGCAGGCAATTATTAAAAATAAGGAGGAAATCATAAATGCCATACCTGAAGATAAAAAGGAGGGCATAGTAAATTCATATCCTCAATGGTTTGTAAATAAGCTTAAAACTGATTATCCTGATGATTATCTGGCTATGATGAAAGCATATAAGGAACGTAGTTATCTTTCTGTCAGATATAACAGTAAAAAATTAAGTAAAGAAGATTTTGAAAAAATATTATCGGAAATAAAAAGTGAAGTTCTATTTTCTGCTGACGAAGTACATTACCTTTCAAATGGAAATATACTGACAACAGAAGAATATAAACGAGGGGATATAATAATACAGGATGCTTCCTCGTATATTGCAGTAAAAAATCTGGATGTATCAGAAAAGGATACGGTACTTGACGCCTGTGCGGCTCCAGGAGGAAAATCACTGGTAATATTGCAGACATTCAGTCCAAAATTACTTCTAGCAACAGATATACATGAGCATAAAATAGAAGTAATGAAAAAAATGAAGGAAAGATATGGATATGATAATTTTGAAATAAAACTGAATGATGCAGCAAATATTGAAAA
Coding sequences:
- a CDS encoding sucrose-6-phosphate hydrolase — encoded protein: MDFKHVKENEEKSVLEKKEKVNQDFWRQKYHLQGIVGLINDPNGFSQFKGKYHLFYQWNPLKTDHTAKYWAHSVSDNLLHWERKNTALRPDTWYSKNGVYSGSGIVIDEKLYLFYTGNVKDEEGNRSSYQCFAVSEDGENFERFEPSIVNQPDGYTRHIRDPKIWEKDGKYYAVIGIQSEKLEGKVGLYSSEDLKDWKFLGEIAGGNRGLLGDFGYMWECPDYFQLKDEKTGKIVDILAVCPQGMEAEGDLYNNKYQSGYFFGKLNYEKPEFEISSEFTELDRGHDFYAPQTMEDDKGRRILVGWMGVPEEEDYPTVKNEWLHCLTLPRELKVIDGVLYQLPIDEMHSIRGEKIEFNGTVNGETVIGKGMVYEIKADFSDFSDDFGLKLRADENNEMVIKFDYKEKKLVLDRSRGEQPDKKPRKVYLGDIEKLDLRIFVDNSSVEVFVNGGKEVFSSRIFPQKNADGIKVFSEGNVNVKIEKWEWQD
- a CDS encoding B3/4 domain-containing protein; the encoded protein is MSTFIVDNSFWEIFPEASVGVLVLDNLDNTKKSSENVIKLLENANEEAKKHLTEAQLSQNPVISIWREAYQKFKTKKGVRSSIEALLKRVEKGNAVGTINPLVDIYNSISLKYGMPCGAEDIDTFEGNLILGVTEGGDEFYALGDEENSPTLAGEVCYKDDKGAVCRCFNWRDGKRTMITENTKKAFVVIEAVNSDRDEDITKALEEIAVYAGEELGAKKVRLEILKKDNNTLEL
- the rsmB gene encoding 16S rRNA (cytosine(967)-C(5))-methyltransferase RsmB is translated as MREKKNIKLDIVNLLDEIQNGKYSNIQMNYYFSQNEYSKKEREFITNIINVTLKNLIFVDYILGQTVRNIQKRKIKQLLRISVAQILFMDSDNAGVVYEAGEISKIINKHQTGFVNATLQAIIKNKEEIINAIPEDKKEGIVNSYPQWFVNKLKTDYPDDYLAMMKAYKERSYLSVRYNSKKLSKEDFEKILSEIKSEVLFSADEVHYLSNGNILTTEEYKRGDIIIQDASSYIAVKNLDVSEKDTVLDACAAPGGKSLVILQTFSPKLLLATDIHEHKIEVMKKMKERYGYDNFEIKLNDAANIENLNMKFDRILLDVPCSGLGVLRKKPEKIYNLTSDDIKNLKKLQKKIFDSAYSCLNDDGIILYSTCTFTENENTNNLKYFLEKYDDLKVVEIEVPENVIISKDEFGGTYISYKNQYLDGFYIAKLKKAKK